DNA from Denticeps clupeoides chromosome 7, fDenClu1.1, whole genome shotgun sequence:
CCGGACCGAGTGGAGTCCGTGGAGCGTCCCGCAGACGGGGTGCACCACCCTCGCCCCACACGGTGAAACCTCTTTAAGTGGATGAACGTTGCTGATGCAGCATGTGTGGTGGTTGTGAAACGTGGCGGGAGGAACGTGCGGGAACGCTGACTGTGGCCGTGTTTCAGAGTGGAGTCCGGGCACCGAGGGCTTCATCCTGAGCAGCAGGAGAAACGTCGCCATGCGCAGCGAGTCCCTGCCCTCCCTCGGCAAAGTCCTCTACTCCAGCGCGCCCACCTACTTCTGTGGACAGACCCTCACCTTCAAGTCAGTTCTCCTGACGTAAGCAGCGCGGGGCGTGGCCGCGTGAAGGGTAACTGGTGCGTGTGCCTGTGTCTGCAGGATGTCAGCCGTGGGGGAGGTGGACAAGCGGGACAGTTTGGGTGTCTGCGTGGACGACCggggaggggtggagtcacTGCAGAGAGATGCCGCTGTTTGCGTCTCCACCAAAGGTACGACCACGCCCGACAGGCGCTGCAGGAAGCTCCATATTTGGGCGCGTTTTTCTACCCAGACGTCACGCTCGTTCCAGGTGCTGTGTTCGTTAACGGCAAAGAGATGACCAACCAGCTGCCAGCAATGACGGCCGGCTCGGCTGTGACCTTCGACATGGAGGTGGTCAACCTGTTTCCCATCAACAACAACCCTGGTGAAGGAGGAACCTTCAAACTGAGGGTGACTATTGGCTCTGGCAACAGAGAGGTGGTGTTTGATTGGTTGCTGGAACAGGCGGTGGATTGTCTGTTCTTCGGTTGTTCTTTCACCCACGCTGGGTGGAAAGTTCTGGTGTTCTGAGGACCGGAGGATGGAACCCAGTGCATGTCCAGCGGCAGCCAAGTTTACGGCTTCTGTTCTTATCCTGTAGAATCAGGGCCACCAGGTGCCACCAGGCTGAGTATTCATGTTCATATCAGTTCCAATATTGATAAACGTGAACAATCCGaaccctcttcttcctccttatTTCTATAATGCAGACGTTCCATCTGCACTGTACACATTTGGTGGCCTGGAACAGGGGACATTTCCAGTCTGATGCTGTGAGAACTTTGTCAAAGGTCACTTAATAAACTGTGATATTGTGCAGTATCCCGATTTGTTTTATGTAGCACGGTACACGTTACTGTAGCAACAGTTACAGTCTGATaggccattttcatttttgtaccTACGCTTTTTAACTGGAGCTGATTCAATATgggcaaatgtaataaaagatttAAATAGTGGTTTTTGGTGGCCTGATTTAATTTTAGCCGAGTCTTTGCATCCAGCTGCcattttagtcaaattttagtCTACAAAAATTGTATTGtagtttctttgtttttttgtaatgaaattctatttaacccagtcaatacaGTAAAAGCTCCCGGTAgaacaaaaccaacattttcttttagtcaaacccatttcattattaaaacaaggttatattattatatttttacctTATAGTCTCAAGAATACTCgccatccattccagacacagaagatgctctgatttgttccatatCCAAAGGTCGCTTCTCCTAGCCATCATAACATCTAATTATGCAAATACGTAATCATATATTCACGATGCATAATGAGGACGTGACGTCATCTATGCGACGTAGGAAACAGAAATACGGCACAATAATGAGATTAAACAAGACGAAATAACGTTTCGTCgacattttagtctagattttgttttgtaaaccatatttagtcttttttttttattcaacaatattacacgatctatattatattatagatCTTCACGACTGTCTCATTTCTCATGTCGAAGAGTTGAAGATATTTAATCATAAATTTCATTGACGAAAGCAACACTACAtggatgaaagaaaaaaagctttatttttaaaagttacaAAATTCACAACTTCAGACACGTCGTCCCTTGTCCTCGTTTCCACACTTGACTAATTTCCTGGCTATTGTTTTTTGTGCAAATAATGCTGGTCTTTCTAAAGCAATAAGCAGTCCATTTGCTCCAAACGAAGTCAGGTTCTTCTCACCTTGTCCCATCATACATCTGTGCACAGCTTTAGCAAATTAAATAGAACCTGATTCGAGCTCATGAAGGAAAAAATGAATCAATAATTACTAGCAATAATCTCACCTCTAAACAGTCACTCGCTTTGGTCTGAACTCTCCTcgccagtcacatgaccagagtCGTGCGTGGCGCTTCTTTTTAATCTCACAATTTACAAAAATGGCTCGACGTCCGCAAGTTCAGGACCTCCGGAGGAAAATGGAATAAGAATCCGGCCTGTAAACATTTGTAGCACCGAAGCGGTCCAGCAGCAGGCAGGACTCAGtgctggaggtcagaggtcgcggCCCCTCCCGCCATTACCCTGCGAACGTGTGTGTGCTCCTTGCATATAAAGCGGCAGTGTTGACTAGTCCAGTGTGGCAGCGACAGCGGCAaattacgtaaaaaaaaaaaaaggaaagtacGAGCCACACGGTTTAAAaacgtcccgtcccgtcccgtccccaCAGGCACCTAAAAACAGGACAACCACCTCCACCAGCCCAGGGCCTCCATCACAGTTTATTCAGCACCACGTTCAAGTGAAGAACGGACGTCCCTGGTGGAACCACACCAGAGACCTTGGTTCTCGTGTACGTCAGCACCATCATCTTCAGAGCTTCTGCCTTCTGGTTGGCCTGGCCGTGGCGTCTCGCCGGGCGTGGCGGGGCTGCCGCTGGATCTCCCGGAGGCGGGCCATGGCCCGGTCGATGGTCACCACACTCACCAGGTTGAAGTCGTGCATGCTGACCAGGTGCAGCAGGACGTTGCGACAGAGGTTCCTGCTGATGATGTGAGCGGCACAGTTCTCCACGAACAGCAGGCAGGCCTGGTTCATCTGATTGTCTGCTATGAATCTGAGGAGGAGATGGTGGGAGATGGTGGGAGATGACGAGCGGGAGAACAGGGAGAACCGGCAAATGAGGAGAAACTCACCCATACTTCATGACGTGAAGATTCCACAGCTTCATCACCTCCTTCTCTCCTTCGTTCACATCCATAAATTCCTCAATTTGCTGAGATGAAAGAACACCATGAAGACAAGGTTATAAAAGTGACCAAACGGGAAAAACGGGCCGTGTCCCACCATGCTGGTCTTCTCCCGAAGCCACTCGGGGTCCCTCTCGTCCTCGCTGTCCAGCTCCATCTCCTGTGGCCGCAGGGGGGTGCAGCTGTCGCTGTGGAAGTAGAGGCGGTTGTGGCCGCTGGTGAAGGTCCGCTGCTGCTCCAGGTCTCCGTCCTCCGACTCCAGGAACTCGGACAGGCTGGGCTTCACGCGCCGCGGCCTGTCCACACAGCAGGACGAAGCAGGTTCTACAGCAGGTTCTAGCGCAGGTTCCACGGCGCCGGAATAAGACAGACCTGCAGACGAGGAAGTGAGTGACCGCGGTCCTCTTGACCGGCCCGTTGCGGCTGAAGGCGAAGCCGGGCTGGCTGTGGACGTCCTGCGGGTTCCCCACGTAGGACCCGTCGTAGCTCTCGTTGATGGACACGTCGATCCGCGCTCCTTTGGGGTGCGGCTGGGCGGAGGAACGGGGAGACGGCGTCAGCGCCCGGCGGGTGCTTGGTGTCCCCGCGGCCCGGCCACTCACCGCGTAGTTGAAGACGAAGCGGCTGTGGGACATCTTGAGGTGCTTGAGGAGGCTGTAGAGCCGGCGGCAGTTGAGCGTGCACCAGGGACAGTGCAGGTCGTCCCGCGCCTCCGTCTGCTGCCGCGTGTTGTTGTTGTACAGGAActggggggacggggggacacCGGCTGAGCGCTGGCGGAACCCGGGGGACCGGCAGGAGAACATCTGGAGGACTTTACCTGATAAACGATCCTCAGCTTCTGCCGAGGTTCCACCGCGACCTGCTCTCTCCTGGCCGGGACGGCGGCGGCGCCGAGATCTTTAACAGCTGCGACACAGAACAACACGACTCGGTCACGCGCCACGTCCCCCCGGAGGACTCTGGGTAGCGGAGGGTCCCCGGTCTCACCGACGGTCGGGCTGGGCTTCACGGCGCCGACTCGGTTCTCCGCCGCGCTGCAGTCCGAGTTGCGAGTGGCCAGCGGTTTGGCCACCGGCGCGGTGGACCTGCAGGACGAGTCGGCCGTCCAGCGCAGGGTGAACTGCAGGGTGGGACCCTGAGAGAACGTCTCAAACGGGGGCAACCACTGCTAACCAGGGGGGACACGGTGAGGACGCACgtgcatacaacacacacacacacacacgcacacacacacacacaccacacacgtctatcacacagaaacacacaccacacacacgtctatcacacacacacgcacgcgtatcacacacaccacaccacacgcatcacacagaaacacacaccacacacacacgtctatcacacagaaacacacaccacacacacgtctctcacacacacacacacacacacaccccatacagGCGcatcacacagaaacacacaccacacacacacacacgcgcgtatCACACACAACCCATACAGGCacatcacacagaaacacacgtctatcacacagaaacacacaccacacacacgtctatcacacacacacgcacgcgtatcacacacaccacaccacacgcatcacacagaaacacacaccacaccacacacgtctatcacacagaaacacacaccacacacacgtctctcacacacacacacacacacacaccccatacagGCGcatcacacagaaacacacagcacacacacatcacacacaacccATACAGGCGcatcacacagaaacacacaccacacacacacacacgcgcgtatCACACACAACCCATACAGGCacatcacacagaaacacacacaccacatcacacagaaacacacacacacgtctatcacacacaccacaaaaactcCATACACGCATATCACACACATATCACACAGACatgtacatgcacacaacacacacaaacactcacgtacagacacacacaccttcccatCCAGAATGGTTTCCCACGTGGCCCTTTTTTTGCCCACTGGACACTCCTCCATCTCCTGCATGGACACCTCATATTCTCCATCCAACAGTTGTAGGCGTctgaaaaaccacacacacgcacacacacacacacagcaggttgAGCCTGGACCAGACACAAATCCCTCCACTAATTTCCCTGCATCAGGTCATTCAGATTCTACTTGAAATGTTGTAGAATATTTTTTGTATGATGTGAACATGATGAAATACGCGAGTGAAGTAAAATTGTGCTGAGAAACACACATTCTAACACACCTATTCTTATCAAAGACCGTCATCTGTGCCACAAACATGGTCTCCCCGTCATCGTCCCTGTTTGAAGAGCAGCGCTTTCTCCTGCCTGGCAGCTCTTCTAGAACATCTGAGGTGAGAGATCAGAAGGTGCGAGAAGAACACAGGAAGCAGGGCTGAAATCTTCACCGTCTAAAAGCCCAAAAATACTAATACCAACTTTAAAGCTGATTATGGTGTAAAAATCGAGTTCCTTAAAACATCTAATCAGTTGAACTCTGTGGctggatggcctagcgggtatttacatttacatttacagcatttaccagacgcccttatccagagcgacttacaatcagtagttacagggacagtctccctggagacactcaaggttaagtgtcttgctcagggacacaatggtagtaagtgggatttgaacctgggtcttctggttcacaggcgagtgtgttacccactaggctactaccacctgggTGCTGTGGCGATCAGATGTGTCACCTTCACCAACCTATGTTCTCATTGCTTTCACCACTGACGTCCCTCCTCCCCGGCCGGGACACCCTGAACAGCAGCGAATAGGACTTGACCATGTGACTGTTGCTGGGCTCGAACTCCTGGCTGGACACCACCAGCGAGGGAAAAGCTCCAGGCTTCGTCTGGCTGCTGTCAGGGTTCAAAGGCACCTGCTTCTTACCTGTAGGCACTTGCTTTACTGGACAACTGACATCCTGAGGAGGACAGGAGAGCACGTCACCCTCCATAATCGCCGCGGACACGAGTGGCCCCGCCCACAATCCCACCTTACCTTGCGCTTCTTGTGACAGACCTTCACCAGCAGCACCTCTAATGAAACCGAGTTCTGTTCGTTCTCAGAGTTCTCTGGTGGCTTTTCTGTacaaacatgacaacaaactgTTCAAATGTTACGTGCACAAAACAGGAAATAATTCTTTGAAATGGCTGAAATTCAACCTGTTTTATGGAAGAATCCAGTGAAGGTCAGCTGGAGATGTGAAGCCAGACTGtggacagacagaaacacagaagCACTGAGCAAGATCATCTTCATGCTATGATGAGGACTTCATCTTCCGTTCCTTCTCACCTCTGTGTCTCCTGTTCCCCTCTTGTTTTTTCTACCTTGTGCAGCAAACCATCCAATTTAAATGACTTCCTGAATCAAACGAAATATGATGAGATCAATCGGTTCTACGCCACATAAATCTCTTTATCTTCTTCTTCCAAGTTCAGAATCTACAGATAATTCATTGTATTAATATTGGTAattaacagcattagcttcgcTCAAGTCGACAAGCTGCTTCTGTTGCACACGTACTAAACACCGAAAGCCGTAGCGgctgaaacgtgtcctctgtatttaaccgtcaccctgagtgagcagtgggcaccgtgacaggcgcccggggagcagcgtgtggggacaggaccttcatcaaggggacctcggtggcgccctggcggctcgggattcgaaccggcaaccttccgattacggggccgcttccttaaccgccaggcacCCACTGGCCCTGCAGTTTTAATAACAGCTAAAACTCACAAATACTATGACGCTCAACTCACATTGTCCTAGATTGTTGCACTCAACATGTACATAGGCACTCAGTCCAAACCACTCGAGTCTAATCTGTCTCTCTTCCAGTTACTCTACATCCATATGACCTTCTGACAAGCtgacccagcatgaaatgtaccagagggtcaccacagccaccaccactgtaacaactGAAGCtttagggatcttcaaatggaccagtagcatcgtaatggacaccatgacactggactaaaacctactctgcactgtccaggacctccagacatggacagatgctccatACTAGACTTTTACACCACTACCCCGGAtctccaaccctgcactgacagcaactacaggctcactctaccGTGGAAGGACGTCTTCCTCTCTCCTGGGGTCTTATGGGCTTTATCAGAAATAACGGTTGTTGTTAACGGCCTGGTTATAGCACATATACAACGCCACAGCATCACTGATAAACCTTTCATAAGCACCACAGGATTACTAGCAGAGGTGTAGTACTGACTTTTACTTCAGCACCTTGACTAATTTCTGAAGTATAAAACTTGGCTACGCTCAACTCGTTCCTTTATTAAACCGCCAGCAGATCCAACATGACACCTTTTCAACAATTAGACGtggccatgcagtcacatgaccgtCACAGCCCGGAAGAGAGTCGTGACGTTCGGGACGTTCACACTGCGTACCTGTTGGCGTTCGGTCTTGCGATCCGGTGGGACATGTATGTAAGAGTTCTGTGCAAAAAGATCGGCTGAAAAAGAAGGAAACATCCCAATGACTTCCAGAACGGCAGCAACAGAACCCTCATCATCACAACGCAGGACTTACAGCAATTAGGTTCCGTGTGCGTAGGAACCGGTAGATCTGAGTCGGTTCTacaagcaggaaaaaaaggcGGTTCAATATAAACTGGACTTCATTGTAATTACTAGATGTAAACAGGACGTGTATGAATATGGCAGTAAGCATTAAAGTATTGGAGATATACACAGAATAATTAAAGAAGAAGGTGGCTGTGGGGTCAGCGGAAGGTCAGCGGGACGTGGACAGAGGGTCGGGGGAAGGTCATAGGGAAGGTCAGCTGGACTTGGCGAGGGGTCAGGGGAAAGTCAGCGGGATGTGGGGGGGTCAGGGGCAGGTCGGGGGGTCAGGGGCAGGTCAGCGGGACGTGGCCGGAGGCTCTGGGGAAAGTCAGCaggatgtggggggggggggggggggggtcaggagAAGGTTGGGGGAAGGTCATAGGGACGTGGGAGGGTCAGGGGAAGGTCAGGggtacttacatttacatttttacatttacagcatttatcagccgcccttatccagagcgacttacagtcagtagttacagggacagtctccctggagcaatttagggttaagtgtcttgctcagggacacgatggtagtaagtggggtttgaacctgggtcttccggttcacaggcgagtgtgctacccactaggctactaccaccctacttggCAGGAGGTCAACAGAAGGTCAGAGGGACTTGGCAGGGGGTCAGGGGAAGGTCAGAGTGGAGGTCAGCTGGACTTGGTGGGGGGTCAGGGGAAGGTCAGCGGGACATGGGGAGGTCAGGGGAAGGTCAGCGGGACGTAGCTGGAGGGCCAGGGGAAGGTCAGAGGGACGTGGGGAGGTCAGGGGAAGGTCGGGGGAAGGTCAGAGGGACGTGGGGGGGTCAGGGGAAGGTCGGGGGAAGGTCAGAGGGACGTGGGGGGGTCAGGGGAAGGCCAGCGGGACGTAGCTGGAGGGCCAGGGGAAGGTCAGCGGGACGTGGGGAGGTCAGGGTAAGGTCAGCGGGACGTGGGGAGGTCAGAGGAAGGTCAGCGGGACGTGGGGAGGTCAGAGGAAGGTCAGCGGGACGTAGCTGGAGGGCCAGGGGAAGGTCAGCGGGACGTGGGGAGGTCAGGGGAAGGTCAGAGGGACGTGGGGAGGTCAGGGGAAGGTCGGGGGAAGGTCAGAGGGACGTGCGGGGGTCAGGGGAAGG
Protein-coding regions in this window:
- the LOC114794187 gene encoding polycomb protein suz12-B-like isoform X1 is translated as MAPHKHGLAGGGAGCAGGGVQSTGAAVAAAAKKPRMDQIQADHELFLQAFEKPTQIYRFLRTRNLIAPIFLHRTLTYMSHRIARPNANRKSFKLDGLLHKVEKTRGEQETQSLASHLQLTFTGFFHKTEKPPENSENEQNSVSLEVLLVKVCHKKRKDVSCPVKQVPTGKKQVPLNPDSSQTKPGAFPSLVVSSQEFEPSNSHMVKSYSLLFRVSRPGRRDVSGESNENIDVLEELPGRRKRCSSNRDDDGETMFVAQMTVFDKNRRLQLLDGEYEVSMQEMEECPVGKKRATWETILDGKWLPPFETFSQGPTLQFTLRWTADSSCRSTAPVAKPLATRNSDCSAAENRVGAVKPSPTVGETGDPPLPRVLRGDVARDRVVLFCVAAVKDLGAAAVPARREQVAVEPRQKLRIVYQFLYNNNTRQQTEARDDLHCPWCTLNCRRLYSLLKHLKMSHSRFVFNYAPHPKGARIDVSINESYDGSYVGNPQDVHSQPGFAFSRNGPVKRTAVTHFLVCRPRRVKPSLSEFLESEDGDLEQQRTFTSGHNRLYFHSDSCTPLRPQEMELDSEDERDPEWLREKTSMQIEEFMDVNEGEKEVMKLWNLHVMKYGFIADNQMNQACLLFVENCAAHIISRNLCRNVLLHLVSMHDFNLVSVVTIDRAMARLREIQRQPRHARRDATARPTRRQKL
- the LOC114794187 gene encoding polycomb protein suz12-B-like isoform X2 encodes the protein MAPHKHGLAGGGAGCAGGGVQSTGAAVAAAAKKPRMDQIQADHELFLQAFEKPTQIYRFLRTRNLIAPIFLHRTLTYMSHRIARPNANRKSFKLDGLLHKVEKTRGEQETQSLASHLQLTFTGFFHKTEKPPENSENEQNSVSLEVLLVKVCHKKRKDVSCPVKQVPTGKKQVPLNPDSSQTKPGAFPSLVVSSQEFEPSNSHMVKSYSLLFRVSRPGRRDVSGESNENIDVLEELPGRRKRCSSNRDDDGETMFVAQMTVFDKNRRLQLLDGEYEVSMQEMEECPVGKKRATWETILDGKWLPPFETFSQGPTLQFTLRWTADSSCRSTAPVAKPLATRNSDCSAAENRVGAVKPSPTVAVKDLGAAAVPARREQVAVEPRQKLRIVYQFLYNNNTRQQTEARDDLHCPWCTLNCRRLYSLLKHLKMSHSRFVFNYAPHPKGARIDVSINESYDGSYVGNPQDVHSQPGFAFSRNGPVKRTAVTHFLVCRPRRVKPSLSEFLESEDGDLEQQRTFTSGHNRLYFHSDSCTPLRPQEMELDSEDERDPEWLREKTSMQIEEFMDVNEGEKEVMKLWNLHVMKYGFIADNQMNQACLLFVENCAAHIISRNLCRNVLLHLVSMHDFNLVSVVTIDRAMARLREIQRQPRHARRDATARPTRRQKL